The DNA segment CGCATGAAGCGACCTGTGCCGTGTGTGGCAGGGCCAAATCCTAAAGTCTGCTGACCAACAGACCCGCGTGGCGTTCTGCGCCTATCTGATCGACGGCAAGGCGCATGAAGGGCCGCGCGCGGTGTGGGCGCGACCCGTCTCAAATGACAGCACTCAGGCCGCTTTCTCCATCCGCAAAAAGGTGAAAACACCCAGACTTGTCAGCGGTGTATCTTCCACAAGTTGCAGGTCATGCACGCCCAACACCCGGTCTTTGGGGAAGTTTGAATGCCAGCCCATCCAGTCGGCGAAGGGCGCAAATTTGCGCTCTAGCCACGCCAGCCAGCCTTCTTCGCGGGCGAAATGGTTGACCAGCAGGATTTGCCCGCCGGGTTTGCACACACGTGCCATTTCGGCCATGACCTGTTCGGGGTCTGGCACAACCGAGATCAGATGCATGGCCACGACCGTGTCGAAACTTGCATCAGGGAAATCCAGATTGCGCGCGTCCATCTGCCGCAGATCGCGCACATGGTCCAGCTTCTCTTCGCTGACCTTGGTGCGGGCGCGGGTCAGCATATCTTCTGAAAAATCAATTCCGGTCACGTCGAGCGAGGCGTTGTAATAGGGTAGCGCCAGACCAGTGCCAACGCCCACTTCCAATACGCGGCCCCCAATGGTGTTGGCGACCTGCGTAGCATGGCGGCGGCCTGTGTTGGTGATGCGGCCAAAGGTTAGATCGTAAATCGGTGCCCAGCGGCGATAGCTTGACGTGATAGCTTCTGGTTTCAAGTTCAGCCCTCCCTTACCGGCTGCTGCCAGATGTGGGCTAGTCCCGCCTTAGGGTCAACCTGTTGGCTGAGCGGATCGGGGCAAACTTTCCGTTATGTGCGTTTTACAGGCACCTACATCGAAAAGCTGATGCCGCAGCCGCAACTTGACGATGCGTTCGGATTGTCGATGACAAAGCGCGAGCCGATCAGTTCTTCGGTGAAATCAACCACAGCGTTTTCAAGAAAGGGCAGAGAGACAGGGTCAATCAATACCTTCTGGCCATTCTTCTCAAGCACAAGGTCATCGGCTGTCGGTTCGTCAAACCGGATGTCGTATTGAAAGCCAGAGCATCCGCCACCATCAACGGCCACGCGCAAGGCCTTGACCTCGCCGGTATCTTCAGCGATTTCAGCAAGGCGAGCAAAGGCGCGGTCGCTTACGCGAGGGGGCAGAGTTAGGGACATGCGGTTCCAGTGTCTATTTCCGATTACTTTGCTCTGATATAAGCAAGCCGACAGTGTTCGGCAAGATGGCTGGAGAGGAAATGCTCAAACCCTACGCAACGCGGCCCGAAGATTCGCGCGGGCGGCTGCACACGGAAGCGATGAGCACCTTTCGCTCGCCATTTCAGCGTGACCGCGACCGCATTATCCACTCCAGCGCCTTTCGGCGGCTCAAGCACAAGACGCAGGTGTTTATCGAGCATGAGGGCGATTACTACCGCACGCGGCTGACCCATTCAATCGAGGTGGCGCAGGTGGCGCGGACGTTGGCAGGGGCATTGGGGTTGAACACCGATCTGGCCGAGGCGATTGCGCTGGCACATGATCTGGGCCATCCGCCCTTTGGCCATACCGGTGAAGATGCGCTGTG comes from the Roseinatronobacter monicus genome and includes:
- a CDS encoding class I SAM-dependent methyltransferase encodes the protein MKPEAITSSYRRWAPIYDLTFGRITNTGRRHATQVANTIGGRVLEVGVGTGLALPYYNASLDVTGIDFSEDMLTRARTKVSEEKLDHVRDLRQMDARNLDFPDASFDTVVAMHLISVVPDPEQVMAEMARVCKPGGQILLVNHFAREEGWLAWLERKFAPFADWMGWHSNFPKDRVLGVHDLQLVEDTPLTSLGVFTFLRMEKAA
- a CDS encoding HesB/IscA family protein — protein: MSLTLPPRVSDRAFARLAEIAEDTGEVKALRVAVDGGGCSGFQYDIRFDEPTADDLVLEKNGQKVLIDPVSLPFLENAVVDFTEELIGSRFVIDNPNASSSCGCGISFSM